A window of Mucilaginibacter sp. PAMC 26640 contains these coding sequences:
- a CDS encoding single-stranded DNA-binding protein, with amino-acid sequence MTTLKNSVRLIGNLGMDPEVKTFENNRKLARLSIAVNESYKNEKGEKITETQWHTIVMWGAQASLAESLLKKGDPIAIEGKLASRNYNDKDGVKRYVTEIVVNEFVKIGAKV; translated from the coding sequence ATGACAACATTAAAAAACAGCGTCAGGCTGATTGGCAACCTGGGTATGGACCCGGAAGTAAAAACATTTGAAAACAACCGCAAACTGGCCCGCCTATCTATAGCGGTCAACGAAAGTTACAAAAACGAAAAAGGCGAAAAAATTACCGAAACGCAATGGCACACCATAGTGATGTGGGGAGCGCAGGCAAGCCTTGCTGAAAGCCTCCTCAAAAAAGGCGATCCTATAGCTATTGAGGGTAAACTGGCCAGCAGAAATTACAATGATAAAGACGGCGTAAAACGCTATGTTACCGAGATTGTGGTAAATGAATTTGTAAAGATCGGTGCGAAGGTATGA